In the genome of Paenibacillus pabuli, one region contains:
- the hisD gene encoding histidinol dehydrogenase: MKIVPAREFNLKREVEYGTPEQNETVRRIVNDIRREGDAALLRYTEQLDRTKLTAAELRVPQEELQAAYAAVEPSFVTAIRQAAANIRAFHEKQKRNSWMDWQPDGSLLGQVIRPLKRVGVYVPGGKAAYPSSVLMNVIPAQVAGVPEIVLVTPPSTNGGEGINPYILVAAAEAGVSEMYRVGGAQAIAALAYGTESIAPVDKICGPGNIYVALAKREVYGAVDIDSIAGPSEIVVLADDTANPVYVAADLLSQAEHDEMASAILVTNSAVLAEAVQAEVRQQLDVLPRRDIAAASVEQYGAIIVVDSIDEGIDVVNRLAPEHLEIMVQEPMAYAGRIENAGAIFLGPYSSEPVGDYFAGPNHIIPTNGTARFSSPVDVDDFIKKSSLIYYSKEALLQNGAAIIELARHEGLEGHARAIAVRLEQEGKAESDNG; the protein is encoded by the coding sequence ATGAAAATTGTACCTGCACGTGAATTTAATCTGAAGCGGGAAGTGGAGTACGGCACACCGGAGCAAAATGAAACGGTACGGCGCATTGTCAACGACATTCGCCGGGAAGGCGATGCGGCACTGCTGCGTTATACAGAGCAGCTGGACCGCACGAAGCTGACGGCCGCGGAGCTGCGCGTGCCGCAGGAAGAGCTGCAGGCGGCTTATGCGGCCGTGGAGCCTTCCTTCGTGACGGCGATCCGACAAGCCGCCGCGAACATTCGTGCGTTTCATGAGAAGCAGAAACGCAACTCCTGGATGGATTGGCAGCCGGACGGCAGTCTGCTGGGCCAGGTGATCCGGCCGCTGAAGCGGGTCGGCGTCTATGTACCTGGCGGCAAAGCAGCGTACCCTTCGTCAGTGCTGATGAATGTGATTCCGGCACAGGTGGCTGGCGTGCCGGAGATTGTTTTGGTGACGCCGCCGTCCACAAACGGCGGCGAAGGCATTAACCCGTATATTCTCGTGGCTGCTGCGGAAGCAGGCGTGAGCGAGATGTATCGGGTTGGCGGCGCTCAGGCAATCGCCGCCCTTGCTTACGGCACGGAGAGCATTGCCCCGGTCGACAAGATCTGTGGACCGGGCAATATTTACGTGGCGCTCGCGAAGCGTGAGGTGTACGGCGCAGTCGATATCGACAGTATCGCCGGGCCGAGTGAGATTGTGGTGCTCGCCGATGATACGGCGAATCCGGTGTATGTCGCCGCCGACCTGTTGTCGCAGGCGGAACATGACGAGATGGCATCGGCCATTCTCGTCACGAACTCGGCCGTGTTGGCGGAAGCCGTGCAGGCCGAAGTGCGGCAGCAGCTGGACGTGCTGCCACGGCGTGATATCGCTGCTGCTTCCGTGGAGCAGTATGGCGCGATTATTGTGGTCGATTCCATCGATGAGGGAATCGACGTGGTGAACCGGCTCGCACCAGAGCATCTGGAGATCATGGTGCAGGAGCCCATGGCTTACGCTGGCCGGATCGAGAATGCCGGAGCGATCTTCCTCGGCCCGTATAGCTCGGAGCCGGTAGGGGATTATTTTGCGGGACCGAATCACATTATTCCGACAAATGGAACAGCCCGATTCAGTTCACCTGTGGACGTGGATGATTTTATCAAAAAATCGAGTTTGATCTATTACAGCAAGGAAGCGTTGCTCCAAAATGGAGCAGCTATTATAGAGCTGGCCCGGCATGAAGGGCTTGAAGGACACGCCCGTGCGATCGCTGTACGGTTAGAACAGGAAGGAAAGGCGGAATCGGATAATGGATAA
- the hisH gene encoding imidazole glycerol phosphate synthase subunit HisH, translating into MAIAIVDYGMGNLHSVGKAVERLGYEALVTGDRDAILGADGVILPGVGAFGDAMVHLRESGLDAVVKEAAAGPTPLLGICLGMQLLFSSSEEHGEHEGLNILPGKVVRFAPGELKVPHMGWNRLQFLHPENPLFAGLEASHVYFVHSYHALTEVESDLLAVTDYGHPVTAIVGRGSNFGMQFHPEKSGELGMKLLGNFLALTGSKA; encoded by the coding sequence ATGGCGATTGCAATTGTCGATTACGGTATGGGGAACCTGCACAGCGTCGGCAAAGCGGTCGAACGTCTTGGCTACGAAGCGCTGGTTACAGGTGACCGGGATGCGATTCTTGGTGCAGATGGTGTGATTTTGCCAGGTGTAGGTGCATTTGGTGATGCCATGGTGCACTTGCGAGAGAGTGGATTGGACGCTGTGGTGAAGGAAGCAGCAGCTGGACCAACACCGCTGCTCGGGATCTGTCTGGGCATGCAGCTGTTGTTCAGCTCAAGTGAGGAGCATGGTGAGCATGAAGGACTTAATATTTTGCCAGGTAAAGTCGTGCGATTCGCACCGGGAGAATTAAAGGTTCCGCATATGGGCTGGAATCGATTGCAGTTCCTGCACCCGGAAAATCCGCTATTCGCGGGGCTTGAGGCAAGTCATGTCTATTTTGTCCATTCATACCATGCGCTTACGGAAGTTGAGAGCGATCTATTGGCAGTAACGGATTACGGACATCCGGTTACGGCGATTGTTGGCAGAGGCTCCAATTTCGGCATGCAGTTCCACCCGGAGAAGAGCGGAGAGCTGGGTATGAAGCTGCTTGGTAACTTCTTGGCGTTGACGGGATCGAAGGCGTAA
- the hisIE gene encoding bifunctional phosphoribosyl-AMP cyclohydrolase/phosphoribosyl-ATP diphosphatase HisIE, which translates to MTNVNNEIKEQLSLEQVVEHIRWSDGLVPAIVQDAETRQVLMMAYMNRESLKLSLESGETWFWSRSRQELWHKGATSGNVQTITSLKYDCDGDTLLVEVKPNGPACHTGAVTCFHNEIVGLPEHSADLASGGSSATAESASSDSRFEVLAELESVIAERERERPEGAYTTYLFDKGVDKILKKIGEEASETIIAAKNKDNDELRLEVSDLMYHLLVLLQERKLPLDDIMSELSRRHERPRRD; encoded by the coding sequence GTGACTAACGTAAACAATGAGATCAAGGAGCAGTTATCTTTGGAGCAGGTTGTAGAACACATTCGCTGGAGCGATGGTTTGGTACCTGCCATTGTGCAGGATGCAGAGACACGCCAAGTTCTGATGATGGCTTATATGAATCGGGAATCCTTGAAATTGTCGCTGGAATCGGGTGAAACGTGGTTCTGGTCACGTTCGCGCCAAGAGCTGTGGCACAAAGGGGCAACCTCAGGCAATGTGCAGACAATCACTTCCTTGAAATACGATTGTGATGGTGACACCTTGCTGGTTGAAGTGAAGCCGAACGGACCTGCTTGCCATACCGGAGCGGTGACATGTTTCCATAATGAAATCGTGGGCTTGCCAGAGCACTCCGCAGACCTGGCTTCAGGCGGTTCTAGTGCAACTGCTGAAAGTGCTAGCTCCGATAGTCGTTTTGAAGTACTGGCTGAACTGGAATCGGTTATTGCAGAGCGTGAACGCGAGCGTCCGGAAGGCGCATATACGACGTATCTGTTTGATAAAGGCGTGGATAAGATTCTGAAAAAAATCGGTGAAGAAGCGTCCGAGACGATCATTGCCGCCAAAAATAAAGACAATGACGAGCTTCGTCTGGAGGTCAGTGACCTGATGTACCACCTGCTCGTTCTGCTGCAAGAACGCAAGCTGCCGCTGGATGACATCATGTCAGAGCTGAGCCGTCGCCACGAGCGGCCTCGCCGCGATTAG
- the hisG gene encoding ATP phosphoribosyltransferase — MSEILKVAMPKGRIYKKASKLFREAGLDIPEDVDDTRKLVIEVPEAGMEFIMAKPVDVPTYVEYGVADIGIVGKDVLLEENRDVYELLNLGIAQCRMSVIGLPDWTPGIQQRVATKYPRIASQYFREQGQQVEVIKLNGSIELAPLIGLADRIVDLVETGQTLRENGLVEMTEILDITSRLIANRVSYRMKNARIQALCDALQQVIPASNEVSAGTFRG; from the coding sequence ATGTCGGAGATTTTGAAGGTAGCCATGCCGAAGGGCCGAATCTATAAGAAAGCCTCCAAACTGTTCCGTGAAGCAGGGCTTGATATTCCTGAAGATGTGGACGATACGCGCAAATTGGTGATTGAAGTACCGGAAGCCGGGATGGAGTTCATCATGGCAAAACCCGTGGATGTTCCAACGTATGTGGAGTATGGGGTAGCGGATATCGGTATTGTGGGCAAAGATGTTCTGCTTGAGGAAAATCGGGACGTATACGAATTGTTGAATCTGGGAATTGCACAGTGCCGCATGTCTGTTATTGGACTACCGGACTGGACTCCTGGCATTCAGCAGCGTGTGGCAACAAAGTATCCGAGAATTGCTTCCCAATATTTCCGCGAGCAGGGACAACAGGTGGAAGTGATCAAGCTGAATGGTTCCATCGAGCTGGCGCCGCTGATCGGTCTGGCTGATCGAATTGTCGATCTGGTGGAGACAGGTCAGACTTTGCGTGAGAATGGTCTCGTTGAGATGACGGAGATTCTGGATATCACGAGCCGCCTTATCGCCAATCGGGTAAGTTATCGGATGAAGAACGCGCGGATTCAGGCATTGTGTGATGCACTCCAGCAGGTCATTCCAGCCTCGAATGAGGTATCGGCGGGAACATTCCGAGGGTGA
- the hisB gene encoding imidazoleglycerol-phosphate dehydratase HisB, whose protein sequence is MDKQNNGLDLQNKGAVRQAEVDRKTNETNIQLAFAVDGTGQSEIETDVPFLNHMLDLFTKHGQFDLNVQARGDVDIDDHHTVEDIGICLGQTLREALGDKRGIKRYASVFVPMDEALAQVVIDVSNRPHFEYRAQYPSQQVGSFSTELVHEFLWKLALEARITLHVIVHYGQNTHHMIEAIFKALGRALDEATTIDPRVTGVPSTKGVL, encoded by the coding sequence ATGGATAAGCAGAATAATGGTTTGGACCTTCAGAACAAGGGTGCTGTACGTCAGGCAGAAGTAGACCGCAAAACAAATGAAACGAACATTCAGCTTGCTTTTGCCGTAGATGGAACGGGGCAATCTGAAATTGAAACAGACGTACCTTTCCTGAATCATATGCTGGACTTGTTCACGAAGCATGGACAATTCGACCTGAACGTACAGGCACGCGGCGATGTTGATATTGATGATCACCATACGGTGGAGGATATCGGGATCTGTCTGGGACAGACTCTTCGTGAAGCATTGGGTGACAAGCGAGGCATCAAACGTTATGCCAGTGTTTTTGTGCCGATGGATGAGGCTCTCGCTCAGGTAGTCATCGATGTCAGCAACCGTCCTCACTTTGAGTACCGTGCACAATATCCGTCTCAGCAGGTAGGCAGCTTCTCAACCGAGCTGGTACATGAATTCCTCTGGAAACTGGCGTTGGAAGCGCGGATTACTTTGCACGTTATTGTGCACTACGGACAAAATACTCATCACATGATCGAGGCAATCTTCAAAGCACTGGGCCGTGCACTGGATGAGGCAACAACGATTGATCCACGTGTTACAGGCGTGCCTTCCACGAAAGGAGTGCTGTAG
- the ppaX gene encoding pyrophosphatase PpaX translates to MIDTVLFDLDGTIIDTNELIINSFLHVMKDLQVSTPWTREQIIPHMGGTLENQMRTFSGKEDVAEYVKGYRAYNDVHHDAMVQPFPHVIEVVEALHKAGIVMGVVTTKIRPSTLKVLERFDLMKYMKSIVTVTDVTNPKPHAEPVLKAIEELGADPSKTLMVGDSPVDIQSAQNAGALSAGVAWSLKGEDVLNDYNPDYILHDMKDLLTLIETEHS, encoded by the coding sequence ATGATTGACACGGTTTTGTTTGATCTGGATGGAACGATTATCGATACAAATGAGCTAATTATCAACTCTTTCCTTCATGTGATGAAGGATTTGCAAGTATCAACCCCTTGGACACGTGAGCAGATCATCCCGCATATGGGGGGGACACTGGAAAATCAGATGCGCACGTTCTCTGGAAAAGAGGATGTTGCAGAGTATGTAAAAGGATATCGTGCATACAACGACGTTCATCATGATGCGATGGTTCAGCCATTTCCTCATGTGATTGAGGTTGTTGAAGCTCTTCATAAGGCAGGAATTGTGATGGGTGTGGTCACAACGAAAATTCGTCCATCCACTCTCAAGGTGCTGGAGCGTTTTGACCTGATGAAGTATATGAAGTCGATTGTGACGGTTACCGATGTAACCAATCCCAAACCGCATGCTGAACCCGTCCTGAAAGCAATCGAAGAGTTGGGTGCAGATCCGTCCAAAACATTGATGGTGGGTGACAGTCCAGTGGATATTCAATCGGCTCAGAACGCAGGTGCTCTTTCGGCGGGCGTAGCTTGGTCGCTTAAGGGAGAGGACGTATTGAACGACTATAACCCGGATTATATTCTGCACGACATGAAGGACTTGCTTACGCTGATTGAAACGGAACATTCATGA
- the hisF gene encoding imidazole glycerol phosphate synthase subunit HisF, which yields MLAKRIIPCLDVKDGRVVKGVNFVNLRDAGDPVELAALYDREGADELVFLDISASVEGRETMEEVVRQTAGEIAIPFTVGGGISKVEDMKRILRAGADKIAVNTAAVLNRQLIADGARRFGSQCIVVAIDAKYNEAWGEWEVYTHGGRKPSGIKALEWVKQAENLGAGEILLTSMDADGTKDGFDLKLTAAVSESVRIPVIASGGAGKESHFYDVFTTGKADAGLAATIFHYKEIAVPALKQHLREQGVEIRD from the coding sequence ATGCTGGCAAAAAGAATCATTCCTTGTCTGGACGTGAAGGACGGCCGGGTTGTCAAAGGCGTTAACTTTGTCAATCTCCGGGATGCGGGTGATCCGGTGGAACTGGCGGCGCTATATGACCGCGAGGGTGCGGACGAACTGGTGTTTCTCGATATCTCCGCTTCGGTGGAGGGCCGCGAAACGATGGAAGAGGTGGTGCGGCAAACCGCAGGCGAGATCGCCATTCCTTTTACCGTAGGTGGGGGAATCTCCAAAGTGGAAGATATGAAGCGCATTCTGCGTGCAGGAGCGGACAAGATAGCGGTAAATACGGCAGCTGTGCTTAATCGTCAGCTGATTGCAGACGGAGCACGCCGCTTTGGTTCGCAGTGTATCGTCGTTGCAATAGACGCCAAGTATAATGAGGCTTGGGGCGAATGGGAAGTGTATACGCATGGTGGACGTAAACCTTCAGGGATCAAGGCGTTGGAGTGGGTTAAACAGGCAGAAAATTTAGGTGCTGGTGAAATTCTTCTGACAAGCATGGACGCGGACGGAACGAAGGACGGATTCGATCTGAAACTGACCGCAGCGGTATCCGAATCGGTACGTATTCCGGTGATTGCCTCGGGTGGTGCGGGTAAGGAATCCCACTTCTATGATGTGTTCACGACAGGCAAAGCGGACGCAGGACTAGCGGCAACGATATTCCATTACAAAGAAATCGCCGTTCCGGCGTTAAAACAACATTTGAGAGAGCAAGGGGTGGAGATCCGTGACTAA
- a CDS encoding ATP phosphoribosyltransferase regulatory subunit yields MSKPKGFEKPTGFRDYTPHVVTKLRTIERNVLECMERWGYRQIITPTIEYYDTVGVASSTSDRKLFKLLNSRGTTLVLRSDLTAPIARVVSSLLKDEELPLRLSYHANVFRSIEEEAGREAEFFQTGVELVGDDSPEADAEVVALAIASLQAAGVSSFKIAMGHMGFLNGLLEEVIPGQLVQQEQLKEGLLGRDYVGYRQSIEALNLEPKLKEQLEAILRLRGGKEVCTHAAELSSSTEAAQSIAHLCAVFEVLEAYGVSEHVLIDLTMIGDFSYYTGMTFEGYAAELGSPVCSGGRYDNLLQQFGRSLPATGFALKTNRIIDGVHGITMEEKKPVRIQYTSECRAEALTEAARLRSIGQNVVTFLLPENVAETNITTGDAPASSTSIQAEQVITYRSKNGGGR; encoded by the coding sequence ATGTCCAAACCAAAAGGCTTTGAAAAACCGACAGGTTTTCGTGACTATACACCACATGTGGTGACCAAGCTGCGAACGATTGAGCGAAATGTATTGGAATGCATGGAACGCTGGGGTTACCGTCAAATCATTACGCCAACGATTGAATACTACGATACGGTAGGTGTAGCGAGTTCTACATCAGATCGCAAGCTGTTTAAATTATTGAACAGTCGCGGGACTACGCTGGTGCTAAGATCAGATCTGACAGCTCCGATTGCACGCGTGGTCTCTTCTCTATTGAAGGATGAGGAGCTTCCGCTGCGTCTGTCCTATCATGCAAATGTGTTTCGATCCATTGAAGAGGAAGCAGGACGTGAAGCGGAATTTTTCCAAACGGGTGTAGAGCTGGTTGGTGATGATTCGCCAGAGGCAGATGCAGAAGTTGTAGCCCTTGCGATTGCTTCTTTGCAGGCAGCAGGTGTGTCTTCCTTTAAAATTGCGATGGGCCATATGGGATTCCTGAACGGATTGCTGGAAGAAGTCATCCCGGGTCAATTGGTACAACAGGAACAGCTAAAAGAAGGATTACTGGGACGAGATTATGTTGGTTATCGCCAATCCATCGAAGCATTAAATCTTGAACCGAAACTGAAGGAGCAGCTTGAAGCCATTTTGCGTCTACGTGGAGGTAAAGAGGTTTGTACACACGCAGCAGAGCTGAGTTCGAGCACTGAAGCAGCACAATCGATTGCACATCTTTGTGCGGTATTTGAAGTGTTGGAAGCGTACGGGGTATCTGAGCATGTGCTGATTGATCTGACGATGATTGGTGATTTCTCCTATTATACAGGCATGACGTTTGAAGGGTATGCGGCAGAGCTGGGATCACCGGTATGCAGTGGTGGACGATATGACAATCTGCTACAGCAGTTTGGCCGTTCATTACCGGCTACAGGGTTTGCCCTCAAAACGAACCGGATTATTGATGGTGTTCATGGAATTACAATGGAAGAGAAGAAGCCTGTACGTATTCAATATACGTCGGAATGCCGGGCTGAAGCTCTAACGGAAGCGGCCAGACTACGCAGCATCGGACAAAATGTAGTAACGTTCCTCCTTCCTGAAAATGTAGCAGAGACAAATATAACAACTGGTGATGCTCCAGCAAGCAGCACTTCAATCCAGGCAGAGCAGGTTATTACGTACAGATCTAAAAATGGAGGGGGACGCTGA
- the hisA gene encoding 1-(5-phosphoribosyl)-5-[(5-phosphoribosylamino)methylideneamino]imidazole-4-carboxamide isomerase, which translates to MSSFIIYPAIDIRDGKCVRLVQGDYNQETVYNDDPVQVALSWEKQGGTYVHLVDLDGAKAGHPVNDELIGRIASAVNVPVQVGGGLRTVADVERLLGLGVSRLIIGTAAIEDRAFTEEVLGRYGDKVAIGIDARNGYVATRGWLETSEVQAEVLAKELAAFGAETFIFTDISRDGMMQGPNVEAIVSLAKASGRTVIASGGVSVMDDLLRLSKHAEDGVGGAIVGKALYTGSIDLSEAVRAVNK; encoded by the coding sequence ATGTCATCTTTTATCATATATCCGGCAATTGATATCCGGGACGGCAAATGTGTAAGACTGGTGCAGGGAGACTACAATCAGGAGACGGTATATAACGATGACCCGGTTCAAGTTGCTCTTTCCTGGGAGAAGCAAGGTGGTACATACGTTCATCTGGTGGATCTGGACGGTGCAAAAGCAGGACATCCCGTGAATGATGAGCTGATCGGGCGTATTGCTTCGGCTGTGAATGTGCCTGTTCAGGTCGGTGGAGGTCTTCGTACAGTGGCTGATGTAGAACGCTTGCTGGGTCTCGGCGTGAGCCGCCTTATTATCGGAACAGCTGCGATTGAAGATCGCGCTTTTACAGAAGAAGTACTGGGACGGTATGGGGACAAAGTTGCCATTGGTATCGATGCACGTAACGGCTATGTGGCGACGCGTGGCTGGCTTGAGACCTCGGAAGTTCAGGCTGAAGTGCTGGCGAAGGAGCTGGCGGCATTCGGTGCGGAAACCTTCATCTTCACAGACATCTCCCGTGATGGCATGATGCAGGGCCCTAACGTGGAAGCAATCGTGTCTCTTGCGAAGGCAAGTGGCCGTACGGTGATTGCTTCCGGGGGAGTTAGTGTCATGGATGATCTGCTTCGTTTGAGCAAACATGCGGAAGATGGTGTCGGAGGAGCAATCGTGGGCAAAGCACTTTATACTGGCAGTATTGATCTGTCCGAAGCGGTTCGTGCGGTAAATAAATAA
- a CDS encoding acyltransferase produces the protein MRKVTRYPVEGHNALWHIYKTVSPWKGVRNFIWIQLSRYCPILSVKNWIYRRMLGMKVGKHTAFGLMVMVDVFFPEKITVGENSVIGYNTTILAHEYLIKEYRLGEVIIGENVLIGANSTILPGVTIGDGAVVAAGAVVHKDVAPGAFVGGNPLRDLSRSNAPAEEIVIKSDDPDPRTLE, from the coding sequence ATGAGAAAAGTAACCCGCTATCCCGTAGAAGGTCATAACGCACTTTGGCATATCTACAAGACCGTGAGTCCGTGGAAAGGCGTCCGAAATTTTATCTGGATTCAGTTGTCCCGGTACTGCCCGATTTTATCGGTCAAAAACTGGATCTACCGTCGCATGCTCGGCATGAAGGTGGGGAAACATACGGCATTTGGATTGATGGTTATGGTTGATGTGTTCTTCCCGGAGAAAATTACGGTGGGTGAAAATTCCGTGATTGGTTACAACACCACGATTCTGGCACACGAATATCTGATTAAAGAATACAGACTCGGAGAGGTTATTATCGGTGAAAATGTACTGATCGGTGCAAATTCAACCATCCTCCCGGGTGTAACCATTGGAGACGGTGCAGTTGTAGCTGCAGGAGCGGTGGTTCATAAGGATGTAGCTCCGGGGGCCTTTGTTGGGGGGAATCCACTTCGTGATCTGTCTCGCTCGAATGCTCCAGCGGAGGAGATTGTCATAAAGTCTGATGATCCTGATCCTAGAACATTGGAATAA
- the hisJ gene encoding histidinol-phosphatase HisJ, with amino-acid sequence MLIDYHTHHERCGHAVGKLEAYVQRGVEIGLSQIGLSDHMPLLHVDPAHYYPEMAMPMDELPRYVEECFSLKERYRGQIDVRVGLEGDYIEGWETEIRAIIERYPWDYVIGSVHFLGEWDITDFRQTHHWEGKDVLGVYRQYYDAVSKAAATGMYDIMGHTDVIKRFGFTPAPEQTEERIALENAALQSIAKSGCAMELNASGLSKPCAEMFPGRRMLTEAIQLGIPLTLGSDAHDPLKLGDYLPEAEALLRELGCTEVAVFEGRQRSFLSLNV; translated from the coding sequence GTGCTTATAGACTATCATACACACCATGAGCGGTGTGGTCATGCGGTTGGCAAGCTGGAGGCTTATGTGCAGCGTGGAGTAGAGATTGGTCTGTCACAGATTGGTCTGTCGGATCACATGCCTTTGCTGCACGTAGACCCTGCTCACTATTATCCTGAGATGGCAATGCCCATGGACGAGCTGCCGCGTTATGTGGAAGAGTGTTTTTCTCTGAAAGAGCGGTATCGTGGTCAGATCGATGTACGTGTCGGTCTGGAAGGCGACTATATTGAAGGCTGGGAGACCGAAATTCGGGCCATTATTGAGAGGTACCCCTGGGACTATGTGATTGGGTCGGTTCATTTTCTCGGGGAATGGGACATTACTGATTTTCGCCAGACCCATCATTGGGAAGGCAAAGACGTACTGGGAGTCTATCGTCAGTACTACGATGCTGTGAGCAAAGCAGCAGCGACGGGAATGTACGATATTATGGGTCATACGGATGTCATCAAACGCTTTGGCTTCACTCCGGCACCAGAGCAGACGGAAGAGCGTATAGCCCTGGAAAATGCAGCGCTACAATCTATCGCAAAAAGCGGCTGTGCCATGGAGCTTAATGCATCAGGATTATCGAAGCCCTGCGCAGAGATGTTCCCTGGTCGTCGGATGTTAACGGAGGCCATTCAATTGGGGATTCCACTGACGCTTGGTTCCGATGCACATGATCCACTGAAGCTGGGCGATTACCTGCCAGAAGCCGAGGCGCTCTTGCGTGAGCTGGGCTGTACGGAGGTAGCTGTTTTTGAAGGCCGACAGCGCTCGTTCCTTTCTTTAAATGTATAA
- the lgt gene encoding prolipoprotein diacylglyceryl transferase, with protein sequence MDTLLLLNPIAFSIGALKVHWYGLILGTAALVGLLLVIREGKRYNIPQEVFMDMVLLGVPSAIIGARIYYVAFRWDDYKDNLWDVFKIWNGGIAIYGALIGAIICAVIFFRRKGYNFWRMADICAPGLIVGQMIGRWGNFVNQEAYGGPVEESFLRDKLHLPDFIVNQMNVEGVFHHPAFLYESLWSLVGLVILLVLRRQKFLRAGELFMSYFIWYSIGRFFIEALRTDSLGFQAPQWVASMVNGLWSPMTAMGFEQGYLDPAYGNVRISQLLAIGIIIVAIVFIVVRRMTGKADVRYSDPIVSSKVPSESSDDMVHTGPVASKEDTATTVSAKEDPKQAEEKKE encoded by the coding sequence ATGGATACATTATTACTGTTGAACCCCATTGCGTTCTCCATCGGAGCGTTAAAGGTTCACTGGTACGGGCTTATTCTCGGTACAGCGGCACTTGTAGGTTTGTTGCTCGTCATTCGGGAAGGCAAACGGTATAACATCCCGCAGGAAGTATTCATGGACATGGTCCTGCTCGGTGTGCCTTCTGCCATTATCGGTGCCCGTATATATTATGTGGCATTTCGATGGGATGATTATAAGGATAATCTATGGGATGTCTTCAAAATATGGAATGGTGGTATCGCCATATACGGCGCACTGATTGGTGCAATCATATGTGCAGTGATTTTCTTCCGTCGTAAAGGGTATAATTTCTGGCGCATGGCCGACATCTGTGCACCGGGACTGATTGTTGGACAGATGATCGGACGCTGGGGTAACTTTGTAAACCAGGAGGCTTATGGCGGACCTGTAGAAGAATCGTTTTTGAGAGACAAGCTTCATTTGCCAGACTTTATCGTTAATCAGATGAATGTGGAAGGTGTATTCCATCATCCTGCTTTTCTGTATGAATCCTTGTGGAGTCTTGTAGGTTTGGTGATCTTACTTGTACTTCGTCGGCAAAAGTTCCTGCGTGCTGGTGAGTTGTTTATGTCTTATTTTATATGGTACTCCATCGGCCGTTTCTTTATCGAAGCGCTGCGTACTGACAGTCTGGGTTTCCAGGCTCCGCAATGGGTTGCCTCCATGGTTAATGGGTTATGGTCTCCGATGACAGCTATGGGCTTTGAGCAAGGATATCTTGATCCAGCCTACGGTAATGTAAGAATTTCGCAGCTGCTGGCAATTGGCATCATTATTGTTGCAATAGTCTTCATCGTTGTGAGAAGAATGACAGGCAAGGCAGATGTGCGGTACAGTGATCCGATTGTATCTTCCAAGGTTCCTTCAGAATCATCGGATGATATGGTGCATACAGGCCCAGTTGCAAGCAAAGAGGACACGGCAACGACAGTCTCGGCCAAAGAGGATCCAAAGCAAGCTGAAGAGAAAAAGGAGTAA